A genome region from Cardiocondyla obscurior isolate alpha-2009 linkage group LG14, Cobs3.1, whole genome shotgun sequence includes the following:
- the LOC139107916 gene encoding FYVE, RhoGEF and PH domain-containing protein 2 isoform X2 — MMQRSQLRDISSWMTRLFPEPGDGSSRTVEGFKMFGSRNSSATSTFYTDLEITEDKQELEQEQDEHSKAPHLPEQKSTTSENGNSQDSDAAATGVEEQRYVRHSFHRIASFGGFPRFQPFVMSASTPAECIDITRHEETSTETSYIKMSHSVLEYRSSRYVASERRSHQYTLDTYAVSESESEEESEEARSSETDSAIVADHTEESISEPKLLTKKGSPDSKRKKALRVAQELLATEKNYVNILHLIDQVFQFRVDQENRAHPMFPPETVQHMFSNIKSIYKFHNDFLLPQFEERMQCWDSNPKIGDIMKNFAPFLKMYTEYVKNFDYAMNLISTLQNKVPRFAAIVNEIQKLDECAKLSLAHHMLSPIQRLPRYELLLKDYLRNLTEDNPDYEDTKKALELVSTAANHTNEAMKKIDKFKKLLEIQESIYDVTDLVSATRELVKEGRIVKISARSGDHQERHLFLFSDLLLLCSIRLIPGPMYRLRAKFLVENLQVVEGDNLETANTFYVRDENKSVELYTHGAAEKAAWLDALFQTMQEIMRRKASLKTGSNVKTSLVKADDVTRCMVCEVIFSVMKRKHNCRACGIVVCSKCSNQKLLFEDNKNMRVCRLCHAALTQPLTKSPSSPSGPVPSLLQVSASAPSVLSGYLLLKTQASKPWTKRWFALHVDFVLYSFKSESESMAMTATPMPGFMVTEGIKLPDEDPLNTKDRIRAFKMHHSRKYYYLQASSQEDKEKWMNALELATKAELPHLMQVENENAQESQSMNDVQ; from the exons AT GATGCAACGAAGTCAGCTGAGGGACATCTCATCCTGGATGACGCGTCTGTTCCCGGAGCCTGGAGACGGTAGCAGTCGGACGGTCGAGGGATTCAAAATGTTCGGCTCGAGAAACAGCTCGGCCACCAGTACGTTTTACACGGATCTGGAAATCACGGAGGACAAGCAGGAACTTGAACAGGAGCAGGACGAACATTCCAAAGCGCCACATTTACCGGAGCAGAAAAGTACAACCAGCGAAAATGGAAACTCACAAGATTCGGATGCAGCAGCAACAGGTGTTGAGGAGCAACGATACGTCAGACATTCCTTCCACAGGATCGCAAGTTTCGGTGGCTTCCCGCGATTTCAGCCATTTGTCATGTCCGCTTCCACGCCCGCCGAATGCATTGATATCACGAGGCACGAGGAAACTTCTACGGAAACGTCCTATATTAAAATGTCGCATAGTGTTCTAGAATATAGAAGTAGCAG GTACGTAGCTTCGGAGAGGAGGTCTCATCAGTATACATTAGATACCTACGCGGTAAGCGAATCTGAGAGCGAGGAGGAGTCAGAAGAAGCGAGATCTTCGGAAACAGACTCCGCCATAGTGGCTGATCATACGGAAGAGTCAATATCAGAGCCTAAGTTGCTTACGAAGAAGGGTTCTCCCGATTCGAAGCGAAAGAAGGCCTTACGCGTTGCGCAAGAGTTACTAGCtactgaaaaaaattatgtcaaCATTCTACATTTGATCGACCAAGTATTTCAATTCAGGGTTGATCAGGAAAACAGAGCACATCCGATGTTCCCTCCAGAGACTGTCCAGCACATGTtctcaaatattaaatctatttataaatttcacaaCGATTTTCTATTACCGCAATTTGAGGAGAGAATGCAATGTTGGGACTCAAATCCGAAAATCGGTGACATAATGAAGAACTTTGCGCCATTCCTCAAGATGTATAcagaatatgtaaaaaattttgattacgCAATGAATTTGATAAGCACTCTACAGAATAAGGTTCCCAGGTTTGCAGCGATTGTTAACGAAATTCAAAAGCTTGACGAATGTGCTAAATTATCATTAGCACACCACATGTTGAGTCCTATACAGAGGCTACCGCGATATGAATTACTCCTCAAGGATTATTTACGAAATCTAACTGAGGATAATCCAGATTACGAAGATACAAAAA AAGCTTTGGAATTAGTGTCAACTGCCGCAAATCATACAAACGAAGCAATGAAAAAGattgataaatttaagaaGCTTTTGGAAATCCAAGAAAGTATATATGATGTAACTGATCTAGTCAGTGCGACTCGCGAACTAGTAAAAGAAGGACGTATAGTGAAAATCTCAGCGCGTAGTGGCGATCATCAGGAGAGACATTTATTTttg TTTagcgatttattattactctGCTCAATAAGACTGATACCCGGTCCTATGTACCGATTAAGAGCTAAATTTTTGGTGGAAAATTTACAAGTAGTCGAAGGAGATAATCTAGAAACTGCAAACACGTTTTACGTAAGGGACGAAAATAAAAGCGTCGAATTGTATACGCATGGTGCAGCGGAAAAGGCAGCCTGGTTGGACGCACTATTCCAAACGATGCAAGAAATCATGAGACGCAAGGCCAGTTTGAAAACTGGAAGTAATGTTAAAACTTCTTTGGTCAAAGCTGACGACGTAACAAGGTGCATGGTTTGCGAGGTTATTTTTTCTGTGATGAAACGAAAGCATAATTGTCGGGCTTGTGGAATA GTGGTTTGTAGTAAATGCTCAAatcagaaattattatttgaagaCAATAAGAATATGAGAGTATGCAGGTTATGTCATGCCGCACTTACTCAACCGCTTACTAAATCACCGTCGTCACCGTCTGGACCAGTGCCAAGTTTGCTACAGGTATCGGCGAGTGCGCCATCAGTATTATCGGGATACCTGTTACTGAAAACGCAGGCCAGTAAGCCTTGGACAAAACGATGGTTCGCGTTGCATGTTGATTTCGTTCTATATTCGTTCAAATCGGAATCGGAGAGCATGGCCATGACAGCGACGCCTATGCCAGGCTTTATGGTTACGGAAGGTATAAAATTACCCGATGAAGACCCCTTAAACACGAAAGATCGGATAAGAGCATTCAAGATGCATCACTCGAGAAAATATTACTATCTTCAAGCGTCTTCTCAAGAGGACAAAGAGAA ATGGATGAATGCATTGGAGTTGGCTACAAAGGCAGAACTACCTCATTTAATGCAGGTGGAAAACGAAAACGCACAAGAAAGTCAATCGATGAACGATGTACaatga
- the LOC139107916 gene encoding FYVE, RhoGEF and PH domain-containing protein 4 isoform X3 produces MQRSQLRDISSWMTRLFPEPGDGSSRTVEGFKMFGSRNSSATSTFYTDLEITEDKQELEQEQDEHSKAPHLPEQKSTTSENGNSQDSDAAATGVEEQRYVRHSFHRIASFGGFPRFQPFVMSASTPAECIDITRHEETSTETSYIKMSHSVLEYRSSRYVASERRSHQYTLDTYAVSESESEEESEEARSSETDSAIVADHTEESISEPKLLTKKGSPDSKRKKALRVAQELLATEKNYVNILHLIDQVFQFRVDQENRAHPMFPPETVQHMFSNIKSIYKFHNDFLLPQFEERMQCWDSNPKIGDIMKNFAPFLKMYTEYVKNFDYAMNLISTLQNKVPRFAAIVNEIQKLDECAKLSLAHHMLSPIQRLPRYELLLKDYLRNLTEDNPDYEDTKKALELVSTAANHTNEAMKKIDKFKKLLEIQESIYDVTDLVSATRELVKEGRIVKISARSGDHQERHLFLFSDLLLLCSIRLIPGPMYRLRAKFLVENLQVVEGDNLETANTFYVRDENKSVELYTHGAAEKAAWLDALFQTMQEIMRRKASLKTGSNVKTSLVKADDVTRCMVCEVIFSVMKRKHNCRACGIVVCSKCSNQKLLFEDNKNMRVCRLCHAALTQPLTKSPSSPSGPVPSLLQVSASAPSVLSGYLLLKTQASKPWTKRWFALHVDFVLYSFKSESESMAMTATPMPGFMVTEGIKLPDEDPLNTKDRIRAFKMHHSRKYYYLQASSQEDKEKWMNALELATKAELPHLMQVENENAQESQSMNDVQ; encoded by the exons ATGCAACGAAGTCAGCTGAGGGACATCTCATCCTGGATGACGCGTCTGTTCCCGGAGCCTGGAGACGGTAGCAGTCGGACGGTCGAGGGATTCAAAATGTTCGGCTCGAGAAACAGCTCGGCCACCAGTACGTTTTACACGGATCTGGAAATCACGGAGGACAAGCAGGAACTTGAACAGGAGCAGGACGAACATTCCAAAGCGCCACATTTACCGGAGCAGAAAAGTACAACCAGCGAAAATGGAAACTCACAAGATTCGGATGCAGCAGCAACAGGTGTTGAGGAGCAACGATACGTCAGACATTCCTTCCACAGGATCGCAAGTTTCGGTGGCTTCCCGCGATTTCAGCCATTTGTCATGTCCGCTTCCACGCCCGCCGAATGCATTGATATCACGAGGCACGAGGAAACTTCTACGGAAACGTCCTATATTAAAATGTCGCATAGTGTTCTAGAATATAGAAGTAGCAG GTACGTAGCTTCGGAGAGGAGGTCTCATCAGTATACATTAGATACCTACGCGGTAAGCGAATCTGAGAGCGAGGAGGAGTCAGAAGAAGCGAGATCTTCGGAAACAGACTCCGCCATAGTGGCTGATCATACGGAAGAGTCAATATCAGAGCCTAAGTTGCTTACGAAGAAGGGTTCTCCCGATTCGAAGCGAAAGAAGGCCTTACGCGTTGCGCAAGAGTTACTAGCtactgaaaaaaattatgtcaaCATTCTACATTTGATCGACCAAGTATTTCAATTCAGGGTTGATCAGGAAAACAGAGCACATCCGATGTTCCCTCCAGAGACTGTCCAGCACATGTtctcaaatattaaatctatttataaatttcacaaCGATTTTCTATTACCGCAATTTGAGGAGAGAATGCAATGTTGGGACTCAAATCCGAAAATCGGTGACATAATGAAGAACTTTGCGCCATTCCTCAAGATGTATAcagaatatgtaaaaaattttgattacgCAATGAATTTGATAAGCACTCTACAGAATAAGGTTCCCAGGTTTGCAGCGATTGTTAACGAAATTCAAAAGCTTGACGAATGTGCTAAATTATCATTAGCACACCACATGTTGAGTCCTATACAGAGGCTACCGCGATATGAATTACTCCTCAAGGATTATTTACGAAATCTAACTGAGGATAATCCAGATTACGAAGATACAAAAA AAGCTTTGGAATTAGTGTCAACTGCCGCAAATCATACAAACGAAGCAATGAAAAAGattgataaatttaagaaGCTTTTGGAAATCCAAGAAAGTATATATGATGTAACTGATCTAGTCAGTGCGACTCGCGAACTAGTAAAAGAAGGACGTATAGTGAAAATCTCAGCGCGTAGTGGCGATCATCAGGAGAGACATTTATTTttg TTTagcgatttattattactctGCTCAATAAGACTGATACCCGGTCCTATGTACCGATTAAGAGCTAAATTTTTGGTGGAAAATTTACAAGTAGTCGAAGGAGATAATCTAGAAACTGCAAACACGTTTTACGTAAGGGACGAAAATAAAAGCGTCGAATTGTATACGCATGGTGCAGCGGAAAAGGCAGCCTGGTTGGACGCACTATTCCAAACGATGCAAGAAATCATGAGACGCAAGGCCAGTTTGAAAACTGGAAGTAATGTTAAAACTTCTTTGGTCAAAGCTGACGACGTAACAAGGTGCATGGTTTGCGAGGTTATTTTTTCTGTGATGAAACGAAAGCATAATTGTCGGGCTTGTGGAATA GTGGTTTGTAGTAAATGCTCAAatcagaaattattatttgaagaCAATAAGAATATGAGAGTATGCAGGTTATGTCATGCCGCACTTACTCAACCGCTTACTAAATCACCGTCGTCACCGTCTGGACCAGTGCCAAGTTTGCTACAGGTATCGGCGAGTGCGCCATCAGTATTATCGGGATACCTGTTACTGAAAACGCAGGCCAGTAAGCCTTGGACAAAACGATGGTTCGCGTTGCATGTTGATTTCGTTCTATATTCGTTCAAATCGGAATCGGAGAGCATGGCCATGACAGCGACGCCTATGCCAGGCTTTATGGTTACGGAAGGTATAAAATTACCCGATGAAGACCCCTTAAACACGAAAGATCGGATAAGAGCATTCAAGATGCATCACTCGAGAAAATATTACTATCTTCAAGCGTCTTCTCAAGAGGACAAAGAGAA ATGGATGAATGCATTGGAGTTGGCTACAAAGGCAGAACTACCTCATTTAATGCAGGTGGAAAACGAAAACGCACAAGAAAGTCAATCGATGAACGATGTACaatga
- the LOC139107916 gene encoding FYVE, RhoGEF and PH domain-containing protein 2 isoform X1, with the protein MRMQRSQLRDISSWMTRLFPEPGDGSSRTVEGFKMFGSRNSSATSTFYTDLEITEDKQELEQEQDEHSKAPHLPEQKSTTSENGNSQDSDAAATGVEEQRYVRHSFHRIASFGGFPRFQPFVMSASTPAECIDITRHEETSTETSYIKMSHSVLEYRSSRYVASERRSHQYTLDTYAVSESESEEESEEARSSETDSAIVADHTEESISEPKLLTKKGSPDSKRKKALRVAQELLATEKNYVNILHLIDQVFQFRVDQENRAHPMFPPETVQHMFSNIKSIYKFHNDFLLPQFEERMQCWDSNPKIGDIMKNFAPFLKMYTEYVKNFDYAMNLISTLQNKVPRFAAIVNEIQKLDECAKLSLAHHMLSPIQRLPRYELLLKDYLRNLTEDNPDYEDTKKALELVSTAANHTNEAMKKIDKFKKLLEIQESIYDVTDLVSATRELVKEGRIVKISARSGDHQERHLFLFSDLLLLCSIRLIPGPMYRLRAKFLVENLQVVEGDNLETANTFYVRDENKSVELYTHGAAEKAAWLDALFQTMQEIMRRKASLKTGSNVKTSLVKADDVTRCMVCEVIFSVMKRKHNCRACGIVVCSKCSNQKLLFEDNKNMRVCRLCHAALTQPLTKSPSSPSGPVPSLLQVSASAPSVLSGYLLLKTQASKPWTKRWFALHVDFVLYSFKSESESMAMTATPMPGFMVTEGIKLPDEDPLNTKDRIRAFKMHHSRKYYYLQASSQEDKEKWMNALELATKAELPHLMQVENENAQESQSMNDVQ; encoded by the exons ATGAG GATGCAACGAAGTCAGCTGAGGGACATCTCATCCTGGATGACGCGTCTGTTCCCGGAGCCTGGAGACGGTAGCAGTCGGACGGTCGAGGGATTCAAAATGTTCGGCTCGAGAAACAGCTCGGCCACCAGTACGTTTTACACGGATCTGGAAATCACGGAGGACAAGCAGGAACTTGAACAGGAGCAGGACGAACATTCCAAAGCGCCACATTTACCGGAGCAGAAAAGTACAACCAGCGAAAATGGAAACTCACAAGATTCGGATGCAGCAGCAACAGGTGTTGAGGAGCAACGATACGTCAGACATTCCTTCCACAGGATCGCAAGTTTCGGTGGCTTCCCGCGATTTCAGCCATTTGTCATGTCCGCTTCCACGCCCGCCGAATGCATTGATATCACGAGGCACGAGGAAACTTCTACGGAAACGTCCTATATTAAAATGTCGCATAGTGTTCTAGAATATAGAAGTAGCAG GTACGTAGCTTCGGAGAGGAGGTCTCATCAGTATACATTAGATACCTACGCGGTAAGCGAATCTGAGAGCGAGGAGGAGTCAGAAGAAGCGAGATCTTCGGAAACAGACTCCGCCATAGTGGCTGATCATACGGAAGAGTCAATATCAGAGCCTAAGTTGCTTACGAAGAAGGGTTCTCCCGATTCGAAGCGAAAGAAGGCCTTACGCGTTGCGCAAGAGTTACTAGCtactgaaaaaaattatgtcaaCATTCTACATTTGATCGACCAAGTATTTCAATTCAGGGTTGATCAGGAAAACAGAGCACATCCGATGTTCCCTCCAGAGACTGTCCAGCACATGTtctcaaatattaaatctatttataaatttcacaaCGATTTTCTATTACCGCAATTTGAGGAGAGAATGCAATGTTGGGACTCAAATCCGAAAATCGGTGACATAATGAAGAACTTTGCGCCATTCCTCAAGATGTATAcagaatatgtaaaaaattttgattacgCAATGAATTTGATAAGCACTCTACAGAATAAGGTTCCCAGGTTTGCAGCGATTGTTAACGAAATTCAAAAGCTTGACGAATGTGCTAAATTATCATTAGCACACCACATGTTGAGTCCTATACAGAGGCTACCGCGATATGAATTACTCCTCAAGGATTATTTACGAAATCTAACTGAGGATAATCCAGATTACGAAGATACAAAAA AAGCTTTGGAATTAGTGTCAACTGCCGCAAATCATACAAACGAAGCAATGAAAAAGattgataaatttaagaaGCTTTTGGAAATCCAAGAAAGTATATATGATGTAACTGATCTAGTCAGTGCGACTCGCGAACTAGTAAAAGAAGGACGTATAGTGAAAATCTCAGCGCGTAGTGGCGATCATCAGGAGAGACATTTATTTttg TTTagcgatttattattactctGCTCAATAAGACTGATACCCGGTCCTATGTACCGATTAAGAGCTAAATTTTTGGTGGAAAATTTACAAGTAGTCGAAGGAGATAATCTAGAAACTGCAAACACGTTTTACGTAAGGGACGAAAATAAAAGCGTCGAATTGTATACGCATGGTGCAGCGGAAAAGGCAGCCTGGTTGGACGCACTATTCCAAACGATGCAAGAAATCATGAGACGCAAGGCCAGTTTGAAAACTGGAAGTAATGTTAAAACTTCTTTGGTCAAAGCTGACGACGTAACAAGGTGCATGGTTTGCGAGGTTATTTTTTCTGTGATGAAACGAAAGCATAATTGTCGGGCTTGTGGAATA GTGGTTTGTAGTAAATGCTCAAatcagaaattattatttgaagaCAATAAGAATATGAGAGTATGCAGGTTATGTCATGCCGCACTTACTCAACCGCTTACTAAATCACCGTCGTCACCGTCTGGACCAGTGCCAAGTTTGCTACAGGTATCGGCGAGTGCGCCATCAGTATTATCGGGATACCTGTTACTGAAAACGCAGGCCAGTAAGCCTTGGACAAAACGATGGTTCGCGTTGCATGTTGATTTCGTTCTATATTCGTTCAAATCGGAATCGGAGAGCATGGCCATGACAGCGACGCCTATGCCAGGCTTTATGGTTACGGAAGGTATAAAATTACCCGATGAAGACCCCTTAAACACGAAAGATCGGATAAGAGCATTCAAGATGCATCACTCGAGAAAATATTACTATCTTCAAGCGTCTTCTCAAGAGGACAAAGAGAA ATGGATGAATGCATTGGAGTTGGCTACAAAGGCAGAACTACCTCATTTAATGCAGGTGGAAAACGAAAACGCACAAGAAAGTCAATCGATGAACGATGTACaatga